Within the Gossypium raimondii isolate GPD5lz chromosome 12, ASM2569854v1, whole genome shotgun sequence genome, the region ATAGAATTTGATTGTTTGCTTttatagaataaaaaagaatcaaaacaaaacagatatttgaaaagaaataaagtcgggcaattattttgttgtttctcCATTGATTTTTAGATTTAACTCTTAATTATTTAACAACAGTAATAATATGGTTAAATTTGGTTTTGGACCTTCTACTATTCTCAATTTTCGAATTTAGTCTTTACATATTAATCTGATAGAATTTAATTGTTGGCTTCTATAATGCCAATAGTCCAAATGATTTAACCCGTTTTAACACTTCAACTAGAATAATCaactatattaattatttgatttaactAATGATATTATAGAAGTGATAactcttttaaatttgattgtgtttttttccaaattaaagaaaaagaagaaggaaattaCGATATTTCTAgtagaattaattattataagtaTTGAATCGAATAACTAACTCAactattagttaattaaaataaatttggataagAATCCATATATTTAACTACAATTAATTACCGATTGGCATggatattattgtcaatgcaggaggacATTGGTTCGAGTGCGTTGAACCTATAATGGGATTGTTAAAAAAACTAcaattaattagaaaataacaataataaagtcaaattatgtttttagtACATCTACTATACtcaaattagaaattaaatccATGTACTTCATTTTGACATAATTTCAtccttattttgaataatttgatcCACGCCAAAATTTCAACCGGAAAAAAATTATAGTGTTAACTATTTAAACgaactaataacattataaaactaaagaaaacaaattataccaaatcaaagtataaaaaaaaaaaactgaatttcaaatttgaacatAATACAAAGAACAACACCTTGGCCGCAACAATAAAGTTTTAAACCAGGTTATTTTTTTCTTCGACTTCTAGTCCATTCCTCGTTTCTTCACTTGCAACAGAACTCGACACTCGTTTATAACCTGGTTTGCTATCGACCGGCATCGGCAAGAGTTTCAAAGTGATCCCCATGGCTATAAGCAAAAGCCCAGTCCCATGTTGCTCAGTCAATGGCTTGGTGAATATCAAGTATGATAACAGCAATGTCACTGCCTTTCTTGCAGTTGTGACCTGTGAGACACAACATGTTAAAATAAAGTGGataacaatagtaaaaataccaTGGAGGTTTTTGTATTAAGAGCTGGATTGCATTTTGttcctttaatttaaaaattggtaatttagtccatatacgttagattaaagagcaaatctATCCTTCTCTTAATACGAGTACCTAGTACTTTTACCGACACCATGTGCAAATGTTTTCTTCATTAGCACCCTACATACCATTGCTGTGGTGGCTGCACCAAAAATGGCAATGAGGGAAAGGACTGAAACTTGTCCAATGAATGTGGCCATTGCTTCAAACACCAGCACGCCATACACGTACAAATGCTGCTCAAAACATGATATTCGTTTTTAGATTTTCAGGGTTCAAAGATTACAGGTCAAATTCTATAAAAAGTCCTTCTACCATGCATGTTTAACAAATTTGGTCCTCTAGTGTAAGTTGATCCTTTCTAGTTTTCTGATTTCCGAAATGTCTAATTTTAGTCCTGAAGAAGATAGTGCCGGAGGACATGCTGGTCTGCCTTGATATACCAATTAGGATTtatcattcaaaataaataggaagaaattaaaaatatttttgtatttcagCCTATACTGGCAAAGTTGACCAACCCATACCAATATGGTCAATACTAACCCATACTAGGGCGTGTAGTACTTGTACGAAATTGACTACCTTAGTTATAAGgtcgaatttttatttttcttgttaatttcGTGACTTATTATTTCAAGCATGTGATGACATGACATATATACATCTGtcactataaaaatattatacattttCCCTTCATTAGGTTATGACCAAATCATTTAGGGaccaaatctgaaaaaaaatGCATAATATAGGATCTTCTATAGAAATTGACAGgtttataaatatgtaaaatatctACCTGTGAACATGAATTCCATGCCTTGAACAGCTCTCCCGTTAAAACCATGGGCGGAATCAAGAACGGCAAACCAACCACCGTCGAGCAAAAAAGCATTTCCATCTACGCATTTATACAAACACGTAAAAGGCAATAAATTCAAAGTCACAATCTTTCGATGAAAGACccgaattttctttttaagcaTTAAAGCATGAAAAAATTATCACCTGTGTCGTTTCTGGGTTTAACGTAAAGATAGCTTCTTGCAAATTGCCGAGAAAGGAATCCATTACCAGAGCACCGGTGACCATCACTACGCCGACGACACTGAAATTTGGGGATGTTTGAGCATCGGCTAAAGTGAAGAGAATCAATCCCACTACTAAAAGAATTGCTGAAATATATTCATGTGCTGGGTATTTTCGTCTTAAACCTGGTATGAAAGCACCCATTACCATCACTGGTAGAACCTATgaacatttaaaaaaacttcaaaaaatcaGAAATGGGTTAATTGTATTGAAGATCCTTATTATTacccaaattttaatttggtcttaaactttaaaatgttttaattgagtCCTCAAAAGTATTTGTAAAATAACAGTGACTCTAACATGAAGCAGGtctaaaatgttttaattaaattaaattttttatgagagctaaaatacaatttattattgtttttataaggactaaatcacaattttatcattCTTGAGGGTAATTTTCACCAAGTATTAACTcataactttacaaattttagaaggtttaaagagaaaatttccTATTTCGGGGCCACCCTCGGATCCAAATTGTTAATACAATAAATATGTTCAACATCATACTTGAGTTGACATTTAACACCCGAGTTGATGGCTAAAGTCCAAGCCAATACTCTAAGGATGCAACTAAAGGTGTTAAGAGTTCAGGGTCAATTCAAAATATGAAGAATAGTTTGAGGACATCTGGTTAAATTAACCCTAAAACATTAATGCATGAATATGGTGTGTATTTACCTTGGTGGATTTGAACATGAGCTGAGCAGGGTAATTGAGAAAAGCCAAAGACCCTTTTGTGAGCCCATGAGAACCCATAAGAACTGCAGAGAGTTTCACATAAGTCTTCCATGGATTCACCATTTGTTTTGGGGTGAAACCTTGAAGATAAATTAGGAAGAGATATACAAATCCTTGAACAAATGTGAAGTACCACCCATAGCTGAAACACAATGAAAACAACATCATTACTTgaccaacaaaaaaaattgatcaaaCCAGTGATAAAGAAATTAACTTAGGTTGGTTTTCTCTAGAAAAATTTACGAATTATCATCCGTCCAGAGTTAATAGACTTCTCAACGAGTTGGTATTGTCATTAAGTACCATGTCTCTCTTCTAGTGACTTATATCTTAGAGGTTGGGGTTTCAAACCCTGTCAAAAGTAAATTGCCACCATTTGCATCATGCACAAACCGAGTTGGTGAGGCACTTTCACGCTGTGAACACGCATACAGATAGCCTTTTTCAAGCACTTAGGCTCTCTGGCGAGTCTAATAACAAAACCTCGACCTAATCCAAAGACAAATTCTACGAGTCAAATTTTGTCTTTGAATACTATGTTTCCCCTCTAGTGAACTATGTCCTATAGGTTGGGGATTCAAACCCACCCTTTCCTTTGATGGGTGGTCATGCGTGGTGAGTGACTCCCACTTTGTGAACCTGTACTAAAGTGACCTCTTCAAACATTCGAATTACTTTTCGAAGATAAAACCTCAACTCAATTTAGAGACAATATTCACAGTTCGCAATCTTTAACGAAAGGAGTCAACCTCCCTAGATAGAATCCGCCCCTTTGAAGAAAAACAGTAGCAATTACCTGAACTGGAGTCTGTTGTATACATATTCCTGAAAAGTAGCAAAAACAATTAGTCACCATTACTAGATCACGCATTAAGCTCTGTTTGGTtgctaagaaaataaaaagaaaagaaaaagaaaaaggaatcaACTCAATCATTTACAGTTGTATACATTTGAGTAACTCACATATCTTTTcaacaaaaagacaaaatcCAACACCAagacttttcctttttttcccaGGCTTTTCCCACAGAATTcacataaacaaaataaaaaataaaaaaaaaatacctcaCAAACGCCATTAACAAGGTAACCAAAGAAGAACCCAGAAGAACAAATAAGAAACTGTTTCCATTTAGGCAAATCCGAGAGTGAAATCCCAAACAAGAAACGTGCTTGTTCTTCGTTTTTCATTTGCTGtctctgttttttattttcactcaATTTGATAACTTAAgggcaaaaacaaaaagaagctgtcaatttaattaaagataTGAAAATGAAGTTGGATCAACCAtgtttataagaaaaaaaaccctttaaATATAACTTCTATTGCATGTTGTTGTTGACTTTTGGTAATGATTTGGTTATTGTTAAGTGCTCtgttttatggatttttttgaCCCAAACAGAGAAAAAACAGAGCAAAGAGAGAaggagagaagaagaaaacttgAAAGGGTGGAATTTGTATTTTCTATGCGCGTTTTCccaagaaaatttttatatgagtTGGAAAATTCAAGGACTAACTTGCCATTTACGGCCAAACTTCATTCTTTAtaaagggttaattttaaattttattgataagttaattgaataacaattttaaatcaCATTATTAATGAAAGgaattagtaaatataagtaGTTAAGTAAGGGttagaatttgagatttagttttgtattttaaaatttaaaattttaatctaatcaTTATCGTTTTCGGTAGTTTCTCTCAGTTAGATACCACTTCATATATACAAGAATTAAATCTCAATTCTATACAAgtgtagggactaaaatatattttaactttattctCAGAAATTAgattaatgttttagtttttataaactatagaaattaaattttgaaaaattaaaatagaaggattaatttataagttttcatAAAGTAGAGTGATAATATTTGGAATTAAGTGTGATTGAAACATATCTAATagtatcaaaattattatttatgtctCTTAACCTAAATTATCATTAGAAAATTGTGGAGAAATATTAGGAATTAATCTATGGATTATGATTGGTGGTAATGATTTTTTTGCCCTTCAGATTGTATGaccaaaattaagaaattatgatatatttCACTTATCAATGagataattatcattttttaatttaacctaaatacatgtaataatttctttatttctccATTCCTTTTGAGAAATTATTTGTACATACAAACCTATACTTATGATTCTTTTTTAagtataat harbors:
- the LOC105763822 gene encoding UDP-galactose/UDP-glucose transporter 2, whose translation is MKNEEQARFLFGISLSDLPKWKQFLICSSGFFFGYLVNGVCEEYVYNRLQFSYGWYFTFVQGFVYLFLIYLQGFTPKQMVNPWKTYVKLSAVLMGSHGLTKGSLAFLNYPAQLMFKSTKVLPVMVMGAFIPGLRRKYPAHEYISAILLVVGLILFTLADAQTSPNFSVVGVVMVTGALVMDSFLGNLQEAIFTLNPETTQMEMLFCSTVVGLPFLIPPMVLTGELFKAWNSCSQHLYVYGVLVFEAMATFIGQVSVLSLIAIFGAATTAMVTTARKAVTLLLSYLIFTKPLTEQHGTGLLLIAMGITLKLLPMPVDSKPGYKRVSSSVASEETRNGLEVEEKNNLV